Proteins from a genomic interval of Arvicola amphibius chromosome 17, mArvAmp1.2, whole genome shotgun sequence:
- the Cd63 gene encoding CD63 antigen, with protein sequence MAVEGGMKCVKFLLYVLLLAFCACAVGLIAVGVAAQVFLNQTISQETTPVSLLPVVIIAVGAFLFLVAFVGCCGACKENSCLMITFAIFLSLIVLVEVAVAIAGYVFRDKVKSEFSKSFQKQMQNYLKDNRTALVLDGWQERFNCCGANNYTDWETVPGMAKDRVPDSCCVNVTVGCGTDFKLPTIHTQGCVQSMGAELRKNILLVAAAALGIAFVEVLGIIFSCCLVKSIRSGYEVM encoded by the exons ATGGCGGTGGAAGGAGGAATGAAGTGTGTCAAGTTCTTGCTCTACGTTCTTCTGCTGGCCTTCTGC GCCTGTGCGGTGGGATTGATTGCCGTTGGTGTAGCAGCTCAGGTTTTCTTGAATCAGACTATCAGCCAGGAGACCACACCGGTCTCCTTGTTGCCTGTGGTCATCATTGCAGTGGGCGCCTTCCTGTTCCTGGTGGCCTTTGTGGGCTGCTGTGGGGCCTGCAAGGAGAACTCCTGTCTTATGATTACA TTcgccatcttcctgtctctcatcGTGCTTGTGGAGGTGGCTGTGGCCATTGCTGGCTACGTGTTCAGAGACAAG GTGAAGTCAGAGTTCAGCAAGAGCttccagaagcagatgcagaattACCTGAAAGACAACAGAACGGCCTTGGTTCTGGACGGGTGGCAGGAGCGA TTTAACTGCTGTGGGGCTAACAACTACACAGACTGGGAGACCGTCCCTGGGATGGCCAAGGACCGAGTCCCTGATTCCTGCTGCGTCAACGTCACTGTGGGCTGTGGGACTGACTTCAAGTTACCCACGATCCATACTCAG GGCTGCGTCCAGAGCATGGGGGCCGAGCTGAGGAAGAATATATTGCTGGTGGCTGCGGCAGCCCTGGGCATTGCTTTTGTGGAG GTCCTGGGAATCATCTTCTCCTGCTGTCTGGTGAAAAGTATCCGAAGTGGCTATGAAGTAATGTAG